TTTCATTCCCATTGGATGTATTGCTGCAAACATTAAGTCTGTCTCTTTGtagttaaatttaaatctgtCGATTGTACAGTAGATCTCTGAGTTTTTGGATGTTAGAGTGAGGTACAGCTTATAGATCTAAACCTAACTCTGTACTCTGAAAAGGACAAAATACAAGGAAAGCACCTTCTCAAGACATTAGTGGAGAATGTCTTGAGAAATTTCtaataaatggagaaaaactgCTTCCATATATGATGTGATTATCGACTAACATCTTTCCGTTTGCAGTTCTACATGGTGATGTGCGTCGTGTACATCCTGTACGCCTTGCTGTGGTTTGTCTGGGCAGCCTGCTACTGGAAGGATCTGCTGAGGATCCAGTTCTGGATAGCTGGAGTCATTTTCCTTGGCATGATGGAGAAGGCGCTCTTCTGCGCCGAATATGAGAACACCAATGTCGTTGGCTCTGCTTGTGAGTGTCTCTAGATGACCACACAAATTATATCTGACTTGGTTATTTAAACATCCttcaaaaaatgtgcaaaattcttatgataaatttgatttccaaatAGTGAAATGGTTTTTTATATATCCCCTTTCAAATACCCTGGTTGACTATTTTAGGGAACAATAAAGGAACAGAAATAAGGCATATTAACAACACTGTAGACGTAtaaccccccctcccccccgcAAAATACACATTTAGAATCATGAAGCAAATCTAGAAATGTcgatttctgtttgtttttttgtttttttctatttctgcagctcctggCTTGTTGATCTTTGCAGAGTTGCTCTCCGCTCTCAAGAGGACTTTGGCACGACTTCTCGTCATCATCGTCAGCCTGGGATACGGCATCATAAAGTATCTCGTTTTCTGTAACGCagtcatactttttttttgtttttgaaatattaagcGTTtaccttcatgtttttgttgtgtttctttcaGGCCGCGGCTCGGGACAGTGATGCACAGAGTTGTAGGACTCGGCATCCTCTACTTCGCATTTGCTAGCATTGAAGGTGTCTTGAGGATCACAGGGGTGAGTTGAGCTCTCGCCGTCTTTAATTGGGAATAATTTTTACGAAACAAAactgatgggggggaaaaatctAGTTTTTTATAGAAGTTGTTTccaaataaacttttattgatCATGTTCAGACTTCAGCGTGACATCACAATCTGTTTTTCTCAATATGTTTTGCGATTCATACTGAAGGGTCGAGACAATAGCGCCGCTCTCATGACAGCCATTGTTCTGGCTGTGTTTGATTCCTGCGCCATCTGGTTCATATCCTTCCAGTAAACTCATCAGCTGCAATAATCAGCGGTTAATGAAACATGAAGTGCTCATGGTGAGCCAGTGGCTTTTGGATACTCTTGCTTTTGGGGATTGATgacttgtttcttttatttccatttgggtAAATAGTCAAATGTTTTGGTTGCTGTGTTGCTTTTCTTATCTCCCATCCAATCTGAGGTTTTTCCCCCTcatctttctcttctttttttgtgtccttTGCACTCTGATCCCCTCCAGACAAAAGACTCTGATTTGGCCCTGTTGGCCAACATTCCCCTGGCTCTGCTTGATTCTTCTTTATGCTGGTGGATATCCTTTTGTGCTCCTGCAACCTTTCCCTGTGTGGTTCCCTTCTGCTCCTCAAACCTTAAATGGGTGAATTGTAACATAATTTAAGTATAGTTTCTCTGTTATCATGCATTTGAGAGGAAATAATTCACGTTAATCATTGATTCTGTacctgcttgttttctttttttctgtaagtgaTTCGACTGTTCTCCTCTAATCCTTTCCTGTGTAATGATATTTTCCTGTATTTAGTCTGGCTTGTGTTGTACAAACTGCATTTGGATGTCAGACTGAACTAGTGAGGATCTGAGTAACTTGTTTCACAATGAATCCTACTGTTGATTGCACAGATGGTATTCAAGCTTTAActtaaagttttacattttttgtaaaaacaaacaactttctAATCATAAGCTGACATATAGGcactaaaatacatttgtcAACCCACAACAAAGTTGGATTAATGACTgagatgtaaaagaaaaacatgatttaataaCCTGTGAACCATGTAACTTctagtaacattttattttgtatttgataAAAGCCACatgacaaaaatagaaaagtttttttacaaaagatttGGAAAAAACTGTCAGTATTATGTCTGATTATGAAAGTATTTACTAAAGGTTGTACAATTCATGGTCTGAATATAAAGATCTAAATAATCTGGTACAGTGGACCGGCGGTATTTGCTGGGGGTTAGAGTCCACAGCTgcatctgaataaataaaatcaataaatactAGATAAATACCccatctaaaaacatttagcactgcctattttaaaagttcaaacacGCGCAGTGGAGAGCGCAGCCAATCACTGCTGAATGGCACTctttgattggctgctttgaaaACGTTGGCCAATAGtatgtcaagtagcattgcaaGTAGGTATTTCAGCCTCAGtagctgctttttcttttgaatattttagatgtcCTGCATGAAACAATTTGTAAATTTTCCAAGAATAATTTTGAGTCACGTTTCGTAGAAAAATCTCTGAATACCGAACTGTGAATGGGTGACGACCCGCTGTAATAataatctatataaaaaaaaaacatatctttaCAAAATCAGACATTTCTCAGTACCCAGGATCTCAAACTCCAGTATGGCTGCCGAACAAATAGGTCAGTAATGGTGAGCTCAACAGTTTATTCTCAGCTgcagtaaataaatcaaactaacCTGTAGAGTTCAAatggacctttttttttactttggtttcCATGTGATGCCAGTTGTTTGTTTCCCTTGACTACCACTGCCACATCTTTGTCAGCTTAGCCCAAACCATCAAAACTCTGAAGCTGAGGAGAAACGCTGTGAAGCTGTCGCTCTACAGGCACTTTACAAACACACTAATATTCGCCGTCATTGGTAAGTGCCGCACCTGTCCTTATACAGCTGTAATAAAGCAAAGTTACCATGCCAACCAGGTTtgtgttcagaaaaaaacaacctttgagtacatttattaaatgaaaaaacaaaaaccttaagTGAAAAATCACACAATGCAGTTTCTTACCGTCGCCTTTCCCTTTCAGCCTCTATCATCTTTATGGCTTGGTCTGCTAAAAAGTTGCACTTAGCAGATTGCCAGTCTGTAAGcatactttatttcttttccagTTGTACCTATGTGGCTTTTGCTCATTTATTTAGTTCTTTTTAAATCTCTACATTTTAATTCTTAGGACTGGATCGAGGTTTGGGTTGAGGACGCTTTCTGGAGATTCTTGTTCTCCTTTGTTCTGTTCGTCATAATGTTTTTATGGCGGCCATCCGCAAACAACCAAAGGTAAGAAGCAGTTCCGGCAGGTTATTAAACCACCCTTAGCTAATGTATCTGCTGTATTAATTATTATTCCTTTGCCAACAGGTATGCATTCACGCCTCTCATTGATGACTCCGAAGACGAGGACATTGAGTTCATCGCGTCTTCAAACATCGGTACGGTTTTATCATAGCAGCTTTATCCGAAAGGTGTGTAAACATTTGTTGATAGATTTCTCTCCTAAAATTGTAGCTGATGGCATAAAGTTGAGATCAGCCAAGGTTGAGACAAACGGCACGGCAAAGCCTCCAGAAACAAACCCAGTGAGTAACGCTGCAGCGTTCGCTTTATTCTGTCTTAACTTGTTTATTCAGCATCTTCCTTTAATGATAACTTCATAAAATAGGAGCAAAGTTTAGAATAAAAGTCGTTTAGTGTGTGTTGTAtcagcaggtggcagtatttgctcttattctttgtttttcttacttgCTCAGGATGAAGACTTGAAGTGGGTGGAGGACAACATTCCAAGCTCTCTTACTGATGTGTAAGCCTCCTTAGAAGTGCAGTGAATTATTCTCTCCTTCttctagatttatttttaaatttaaggcATGTGTGATTGTAACAGTGTGCTTCTCATTTCATCCCCTCAGAGCCCTTCCAGTCCTGCTCGACTCTGATGAGGTATGAAAAACTTTTAGAAAGattgaaaccacaaaataaGACGCACAACTACACTCACCCCAGTAATGATTACTATCTAATCTGCAGAAAATACTGCATTTCTACTTCAGTTTGATCAGTTTGGGTTTTGAGCCTCAGATGAttggtttaaataaatacaatcaaaGAAAACGAGTTATAAAAATTATTGCcgcattttattttccaggaaaTTATGACAACAAAGTATGAGATGTCGAAGCTGGAGTGATGCAGAAAACCTCCAGCTGATGGAGAAACAGCGCAGCTGCTCCTGACACTGAAGCAGTTTCCACCAGGATTTTTCTAGTGGACAGTGGTGGAGTgccattattttatttcttttattctttcctttgtttttcaggGCATCCTCTTAAGTAGCTGCTACCTCACAGAGTTGTGTAGGCAATGCAGTTTTGGGGGAAAGCTGTTGCtactttccatgtttttcttacCTTATCTatcagaaagaaatatttcttgtctttttaGAGACCAAAAGAttcactttttcagttttttttcatcagttttgaGCTTTCCAAAGAGAGTATTTCctgttatatatttatttctgttgtacACTATAGATGTATTTTACTGGAGTGAGTCTCATGGATAAGCGAACTCTCAAATATATGATAGGATGATAGGATTTAACTCTTCAAGATATCTgaaagcctttttttccccacaataagtatttaagaaaatataaatggaAGTTAATTTTACAGCCACAAGACACATTTTAACTACACTATAGTCAATATTTAACATCAAATCAGGATTTTGGTTTATATCAAAACTTGCCGATGTTTGTAGAAGTCGGGGAAATCCATTTTGCATAAATCAGGAGCGTCCTGAGCACCTGTTCTTACCAGATGTAAAACCAACTTTGTAAACTGCAACACGGTAATTTTGCATAGATCTTTTGCTCTTATGCACTTTCAGGATCAAAGCTGTGCCTACGTGTCCGTCTTTTATTCGTGAGGCCTCGTTTGGTGGGTTTCTGAGAACAACTTGAGTGAAAGTATCTTTTTGTCTCAGATTGAAACGACCCAACTTCCCGAGGGTTAGTGAATGTGTGTGAGGGAAAGAAGAGAATAAATTTAATTGTAGCTGGGTTAGTTGAGTCATGTAGAATTAGAGAATGTTTTGAAACTACTGTGTGGGTGGGAGCATGAGATGTGGAGCAATGTGCTGTATGTCTGTTAATACAAAGtttagtgatttttttcattatttatttgtgtttaaagtGTACTTATGCGtttattgtttgcatttttcccatgtttacTGTGTGTTTACGATGTGTGCTTCCATATGCTCTGCACTgtcctaaaatatttttcagtctgcaggttttttctttgcaatgtGTGTGTTAATTACTGATAAAAATTATTGCATTCACAGAAACCTTAGTAACAAACATGTTGTCTCAGTcttattcttttaaaatttcttttcaaaagacctgcctgattttatttttgtctgcatGTAGTCTAAATCTAACAGCAGAGCTTGTTATGTTTGTCTTGGCGACGTCCTCACACATCATGAGTAATGTGGTCAGCACTAGTTGACCACTTGAATGGGTTTATAATGTCCtcattgcaattttttttgtattggttGGAAACCtggaaatatttgtgcttaTGATGGCGAATTGTCCTGTTATTTAAAACTGCAGACACCTGAAGCTGACCTCAGATTATTTGTACAGGTGGGTTTTGgctcagttgtgtttttttttcttcttctttcatgATTCCACAAGTGGGAAGTGTTTGGATAAGAAAATtcatcttttttgtcatttttctttctgaaatcaACCTGAAGTATTGCAATTCAACTCTGTAATATCaaggttttcctgtttttcaaaCTGTACAATGCACtcaataaatattatttgaatTCAGGAGCACGTTTTATCATTTACGATTTCATTGGTTGTTTTACCGTaccattttaaagaaataatagaATTAAACTAAACAAGCTTAAATCAAAAtgacactgaaacaaaaaataataccCTAAATAACCCATTTGGATAGTTTATCAGCAAAAAGAAGTTGGTTGGGGCTTTAGTTACACTTTAAGATAATGgttataattttttctttctcccttatatgaaagaaggctgacaggagaggggggaagacgtGGGGCAAATATCACCGGtcagggaatcgaacccgcgacggccacgtcgaggactcgtTTGGTGGTGAATTTTCTCTTACACATACATGCTCAAATTTAAACCACCGACTAATATTTGGTTTAACACATCTCCAccacatgtttttgttgctaTCAACACGCTTCATCCACAATTCTGGCTCAACTTCTTAGGAGAAATTGTAAAGCTCACTTATATTGGCTGGTTTCTTGGTATGAAGCCAGCTTTTGACATTTGTCCAAGGGTTGAGGTCGCGGCTTTTGAGAAAGTCTCTTGAGTTTAAGATTATCCcctattttcttttccaaaaccGGTTATAAGGTATGTTCGGGATCATTCCTCTGCTGCAACACCTAATTATGGCCAAGATTCAAACCATCTTACTGAAACTGCCACCCTCAAAAACTAAATAAGACGTTCAGGAACCACCAAGCAAAGATGCAGGAACTGAAAAGTGTTGCATGTTGCCATGATCAAGGTTATCAACAAATACTGGGAAGTCAGAATTTCCGAGTACCGACTACACCTGGAACGCCATTAAATctgcaagttgtttttttttaagcaaatagcTTAAATCCACAAATGTATGAGACCCCCTCTAAAAATAACTGGATATATTAAttgttcaaacaccaaatataccttaatatgaaTTAAATCGCGTACTGGAAAACCTTCTTAGCACGACCAGTGAAACTTATATGTATCTACAGCCAAACACTGCCAAGAAAAATGAGTGGCGCTTcaggattggctgctttgcaagcATGTCATTTAGTGTTATACCCAgcttcagcttcccaagctgcgttttctttcaaatattttagaaaaaaacaagcagtgaATGTCCCAAtctaatgtgataaaatgtaaaaaagatgagtttcaaatattattttaatgtccCGTGAAGACCTCACTGCACTCCAGTTGTAAGGTCCTTTCAACTAAAAACGTAAATTTAAGACTGAAACATAACACTATGCgtgcatgcaaaaaaaaaaaaaaaatgttatcacTGCCACCGAGACACGTAGTCATTGTAGGAGCAGAGCGTATCTTTGGGACACgtgttttgattttctgaaagcATGCGGCTCTCTCGGCCTCTTTTATTGCTACGTAAACCCCTGGATGGAGACACGCGAGGAGGACGACACATGTGGTGAGCATTAGCCCATTTTCTCTCTCCCTGACAAAAATACGCAGTGAGATATGTTTTTAAGATGTGACAGTTGGTGTTCCTTCTActtatgtcaaataaaaatactgtgaG
The Xiphophorus hellerii strain 12219 chromosome 22, Xiphophorus_hellerii-4.1, whole genome shotgun sequence genome window above contains:
- the tmem87b gene encoding transmembrane protein 87A isoform X2 is translated as MAAAVSMRTWSCPSLGVIYPWMVFFTVFLGTVQETAAAPETGLWEISVVNGSKPIILKKAMFTDTDVVLKVVFPSCSKQMKFTIHWLLKYYPCYNEYNNIEEMYERTLQSRGESLDPKPNAEGEYIEHKHSSITCSSGRSVFPGLCKAKAKPRSVNPTDGSEGPEKSDPNWLTGECEIDSAKENVIATTWRNGPYLLVVKVIPDINETSWNLKINVVMRGKHGYISISEWPLMIFYMVMCVVYILYALLWFVWAACYWKDLLRIQFWIAGVIFLGMMEKALFCAEYENTNVVGSASPGLLIFAELLSALKRTLARLLVIIVSLGYGIIKPRLGTVMHRVVGLGILYFAFASIEGVLRITGGRDNSAALMTAIVLAVFDSCAIWFIFVSLAQTIKTLKLRRNAVKLSLYRHFTNTLIFAVIASIIFMAWSAKKLHLADCQSDWIEVWVEDAFWRFLFSFVLFVIMFLWRPSANNQRYAFTPLIDDSEDEDIEFIASSNIADGIKLRSAKVETNGTAKPPETNPDEDLKWVEDNIPSSLTDVALPVLLDSDEEIMTTKYEMSKLE
- the tmem87b gene encoding transmembrane protein 87A isoform X1 gives rise to the protein MAAAVSMRTWSCPSLGVIYPWMVFFTVFLGTVQETAAAPETGLWEISVVNGSKPIILKKAMFTDTDVVLKVVFPSCSKQMKFTIHWLLKYYPCYNEYNNIEEMYERTLQSRGESLDPKPNAEGEYIEHKHSSITCSSGRSVFPGLCKAKAKPRSVNPTDGSEGPEKSDPNWLTGECEIDSAKENVIATTWRNGPYLLVVKVIPDINETSWNLKINVVMRGKHGYISISEWPLMIFYMVMCVVYILYALLWFVWAACYWKDLLRIQFWIAGVIFLGMMEKALFCAEYENTNVVGSASPGLLIFAELLSALKRTLARLLVIIVSLGYGIIKPRLGTVMHRVVGLGILYFAFASIEGVLRITGTKDSDLALLANIPLALLDSSLCWWIFVSLAQTIKTLKLRRNAVKLSLYRHFTNTLIFAVIASIIFMAWSAKKLHLADCQSDWIEVWVEDAFWRFLFSFVLFVIMFLWRPSANNQRYAFTPLIDDSEDEDIEFIASSNIADGIKLRSAKVETNGTAKPPETNPDEDLKWVEDNIPSSLTDVALPVLLDSDEEIMTTKYEMSKLE